The Inediibacterium massiliense genome includes the window ATCCTAATTTACCATATAGAAATATGACTATATGGACAGCATATGATCCTGTAACACCAAATACCAGTGTTGATGTACCAGTATCAGGATTTTTTACGCCGGTTTCTGGTCCTATAGAGGCTAGGTTGATGATTAGTGCAGGAGAAGGAGATCCAGATGTTAATGGTGATATAGTACAATTTGGACCTGATTCTGGAAGTTTAACAACATTATCAGGACCTAATAATGATGTTGATAACTTCTTTGCTTCTCAAATAAACAACGGTGATTCAGAAAGTGCAAATGTAGGACAATTAGACACAAATGGAACTTTTGGTACTGCCAATCAACCACATCCTACATCTACAGCGAATAGATTGGCTAGTGGACGTATTGGATATGATATAACAAATGTAGATGTAAGTTCAACTATGGTGAATTCTCAAACTAGTGCATTACTGAGACTTTCTACAGTAAACGATGCATATGTTCCAAATTTATTAGGGCTTCAGATAGATGTTGCTTCAGCAGATATAAGTGTAGTAAAGACAGTAAATCCAAGTTCAGTAGTAGCAGGGGAAGAAGTAATCTATACAATGGAAGTATGTAACGCAGGCCCATCCGATGCAGAAAATGTAAGTTTAACAGATGCAGTGCCAGCATGTTTGTTAAATTCAGAGTATTCACTAGATGGAGGAGTAAGCTGGATAGCATGGACGGGGTCAGTAAATCTTGGAACTATTGCAGAAGGAGACTGTGTAACGGTATTAATAAAGGGAACAGTAGATCCGTCCTGCACAGGAACAATAACAAATACAGCCACAGTAGATTCAGATACACCGGATCCAGATCCAACAAATAATACTTCAACAGTGGAGACGCGTGTAGAAACATCAGCAGATATAAGTGTAGTAAAAACGATAAATCCAGACCCAGTAGTAGCAGGGGAAGAAGCAATCTATACAATGGAAGTATGTAACGCAGGCCCATCAGATGCAGAAAATGTAACATTAACAGATGCAGTGCCAGCATGTTTGTTAAATCCAGAGTATTCACTAGATGGAGGAGTAACCTGGATAGCATGGACAGGGTCAGTAAATCTTGGAACTATTGCAGCAGGAGACTGCGTAACTGTATTAATAAGAGGAATGGTAGATCCGTCCTGCACAGGAACAATAACAAACACAGCAACAGTAGATAGTACAACACCAGATCCAGATCCAACAAATAATACTTCAACAGTGGAGACACGTGTAGAAACATCAGCAGATGTAAGTGTAGTAAAAACGATAAATCCAGATCCAGTAGTAGCAGGAGAAGAAGCAACCTATACAATAGAAGTATCCAATACAGGACCATCCGATGCTCAAAATGTAAGATTAACAGATATTATACCAGTATGTATATTAAATCCAGAATTTTCACTAGATGGAGGAGTAACCTTTAGTCCATGGGTAAGCCCTTATAATATAGGAACAATGGTACCAGGAGGTACAGTTACCATATTAATAAGAGGAACTGTAGATCCTTCATGTACTGGAACAATAACAAATACAGCAAGAGTAGATAGTACAACACCAGATCCAGATCCTACAAATAATACTTCAACAGTGGAGACACGTGTAGAAACATCAGCAGATGTAAGTGTAGTAAAAACGATAAATCCAGATCCAGTAGTAGCAGGGGAAGAAGCAACCTATACAATGGTGGTATGTAATGCAGGACCATCAGATGCACAAAATGTAAGTTTAACAGATGCAATGCCAGCATGTATCTTAAATCCAGAGTATTCACTAGATGGAGGAGTAACCTGGGCAGCATGGACAGGGGTAGTAAATCTTGGAACTATTGCAGAAGGAGACTGCGTAACTGTATTAATAAGAGGAACTGTAGATCCATCATGCACAGGAACAATAACAAATACAGCAAGAGTAGATAGTACAACACCAGATCCAGATCCAACAAACAATGAAACAACCATAGTAATTCCAATAGATACTTCAGCAGATCTATCTATAGTGAAAATAATAAATCCAGCTCCAGTAGTAGCAGGGGAAGAAGTAACCTATACAATAGAAGTAACCAATGCAGGACCATCAGATGCATTAAATGTAACATTAACAGATGCAATACCAGCATGTATACTAAATCCAGAATTTTCAATAGATGGAGGAGTAACCTTTAGTCCCTGGGTAAATCCTTATGTTATAGGTACAATAGCAGCAGGAGCTATAGTTATGATATTGATAAGAGGAACAGTAGATCCATCTTGCACAGGAACAATAACCAATACAGCAAGAGTAGATAGTACAACACCAGATCCAGATCCAACAAATAATGAAACAACAATAGAAACTCCAATAGAAACTTCAGCAGATCTATCTATAACTAAAACCGTAAATCCAGACCCAGTAGTAGCAGGAGAAGAAGCAATCTATACAATTGAAGTATCCAATGTAGGACCATCAGATGCATTAAATGTAACACTAACAGATGTAATACCAGCATGTATACTAAATCCAGAATTTTCAATAGATGGAGGAGTAACCTTCAGTCCATGGGTAAGTCCTTATAATATAGGAATAATGGTACCAGGAGCTACAGTTACCATATTAATAAGAGGAACAGTAGACCCAGCTTGTAGGGGAGTAGTCATGAATACAGCCAGAATAAATAGTACAACACCAGATCCAGATCCAACAAACAATGAAACAACAATAACAACCCCAATCGATACTTCAGCAGATTTATCAGTAGTAAAGATATCAAGTCCAGATCCAGTATTGGCAGGAGAGTTGCTAACTTATACCATTACAGTATCCAATGGAGGACCATCCGATGCCCAAAATGTAAGTGTAGCAGATATAGTACCATCAGCAATATTAAATCCAGAATTTTCACTAGATGGAGGAATAATCTGGAGTCCATGGATAAGCCCATATGTTATAGGAACTTTAGTAGCAGGAGTAAGTATAACCATATTCATAAGAGGAACAGTAGATTCATCCTATGCAGGAACATTAACCAATACAGCCAGAGTAAGTAGTACAACGCCAGATCCAGATCCAACCAATAATATATCAACAGAAACAACTCAAGTAGAATTAGCAAGACTAGATTTGGTGAAAAGCGCAGATAAAAAAGTAGTTGATATAGGAGATACTATAACTTATAGAGTAATTATTACAAATTCAGGAACTTTGATCGCTCAAAATATTATATTTAAAGATACTATTCCTGAAGGAACATCATTTATTCAAGATAGTGTCAAAGTAAACGGAATACAAAGACCAGGAGAAAACCCATTATTGGGTGTAAATATAGGAGATTTATTGCCTAAAAAATCTATTGTAGTTGAATTTGAAGTAATGGTAGATTTTATTCCATGTTTACCAAAACTAATCAACATTGCATCAGTTGATTTTAATTTTCAAGTAGGATCATCTGGAGAGATTCAAACAGCAAGTGCACAAAGTAATGAGGTAATTATAGATGCTGGTCTTAAAATATTCAAACAAATAAGTGTAGAGGAAAATGTTGTGATCCCTCCTCAAAAGCCAGATGCAGAAGAAATATTAGAAGTTAAGGTAGAGGTTGAAATAGACGAAACTTATTATATAAAAACACCTGTTGTAACTTCTTATGAAGGGCAAGTATTGACAGGAAATAAACTAATTGTAGAAGGCACATTAAAGCAAAAAGTATTATATATAGCAGATGAACCAACCCAGTCAGTACATGCAGCTCATTTTCATGTTCCTTTTAGTACTTTCTTAGTATTGCCACAAGATTGCAAAAACTGTGGTTTGGTTAAAGTAGAAGGGATAGTAGAAGATGTATTTTTCCAATTACTTGAAGATAAGAGAACCGTATTTAAAAATATTACTTTATTCATACAAGGAAAGAATATTTGCAAATAAATGAGAAATCTTCTCGTTGGAAAATATTAAAATAATGTTAATTGATTAGGACATACAATAAGGTGTTATTTATTGTATGTCCTTTGTTTATAAATGAAGCTTATGTACAAAATTACTATACACATAAGCAGTCATTATAAATATTATATAGTAGGTAATTATTTTATTAAGTTGAATTTTAAATGAATAACCAAGTAAGTAAATGAAACAAGGATAAGTTAGAAACTTAAGTAGCGAATATGGCTATTATATACAAAAGGATGAAAAATATTAGATGGGAGGGGTAATATATGGCTGCAACTATTACTGGAATAGTTTTTAATGACTTAAATAATAATGGTGTATTAGATCCAGGAGAACCCGGGATACCTAATGTTTATGTGGTTATACGTGATCCTAATGGAGTATGTACCACAGTACAAGCAGATTTAGCTGGAGTATATACTTTTTCAAATCTTACTGTAGCTGGTAATTATACTGTTTATGAAACTGATATAGATCCAGGTGCTACTTGTCCACCTACAACCTTCGGACAACCGGCAGGATTTACAAACTCCAGTACTTTTAGAACACAAACAATAAATGTAACTCAAACCCAGATAAATAATGATGCTATTATTAATGGAAGAAATTATGGTCATGATAATCCAAATATCTTCTTTTGTGGACCCATTGCGTATCAAGTTGCTGTAGAAGCAGGAGCTACCAATAGCCAATTGGTAAGGATTAACTTAGTAACAGGTACTGCAACTGTAGTAAATCCTGATATGGGAGTCAACATTAATGCAATTGGATATAATATTCTAGATGATATGATATATGGTATAGAAGATAATAGTACAAATCTTGTAAGGGTGGCAGAAGATGGAAGTATAACTAATTTTGGAGCTATTACAGGATTACCATCACCATCACCAGGAAGATATAATGTAGCTGATATAGATGATCAAGGGAATATGTATGTAACTAGACAACTTCAGACAACAATGTATGTAGTTGATGTAAATCAAAACTCACCAACCTTTGGGCAAGTAATAAATACAGTAACATTATCAGAAGTTACTAATGTAGCGGATTGGTCCTATAGTGTAAGTGACGGTATGCTGTATGGTGTAAATGGCGCTACTGGTAATGTAGTAATGGTTAATCCAACAACAGGGGCTGTTACAGTATTAACAACAAATGGTATTCCTACTGGGAGTGCTTATGGAGCTACCTTCATGGGGGCTGATGGTACCCTGTATGCAATAAATAATGATACCGGAGTTGTTTATCGTATAACAATTTCAGGTAATACGGCTACAGGTATAGCTTTTGCTCAAAGTATACCAGCAGAGCTAAATGATGGAGCATTGTGTGGCAATGCTGAAGTTTTAGTAGACTATGGGGATGCTCCAGATTTAACACCAGGAACTGGACCAGATGACTATAACACATTATTTGCTAATAATGGACCTAGACATTTAATACTAAATAGATTAACTTTAGGAACTCAAGTAACAGGTGAAGCAGATGCTTATGCCAATTTAACTACAGATGCTACAGGAGATGATATACCACAGGGAATACAAGATGATGGTGTTACTTTACCACTTACGCCATTATTGGCAACAGATACAAGTTATTCTTTAACAGTAGATGTGGTAAATGAAACAGGATTGCCAGCCAATGTATATGGATGGATAGATTTTAATCAAGATGGGGTATTCCAGGGGAATGAGGCTGCACCAGTTGTAGTAGTACCATCAGCTCCAGGAGTGCAACAAGTAGTATTAAACTTTACAGTACCTGTAGGTGTTATATTAACACCAGATCATACCTTTGCAAGAGTTAGACTTACAACAGATGAGCTAATCAATCAAAATCCTTTACCAACAGATGAAGATACAAGAAGTATAGGGCCAGCATCAGATGGAGAAGTTGAAGATTATTATTTACAAATAGATCCAGTAGCAGATCTATCTATTGTTAAAACAATAAATCCAGACCCAGTAGTGGCAGGAGAAGAAGCAACTTATACAATAGAAGTATTTAATGCAGGACCATCAGATGCATTGAATGTAACATTAACAGATGTAATACCAGCATGTATACTAAATCCAGAATTTTCAATAGATGGAGGAGTAACCTTTAGTCCATGGGTAAGTCCTTACAATATAGGTACAATAGTAGCGGGAGGTACAGTTACTATATTAATAAGAGGAACCGTAGATCCATCATGTACTGGAACAATAACCAATACAGCAAGAGTAGATAGTACAACACCAGATCCAGATCCAACAAATAATGAAACGACCATAGTAACTCCAATAGATACTTCAGCAGATGTATCAGTAGTAAAGACAGCAAGTCCAGCTCCAGTAGTAGCAGGAGAACAAATTGAATATACAATTAATATATCAAATGCAGGACCATCCGATGCTCAAAATGTAAGTTTAGCCGATATAGTACCAGCAGAAATATTAAATCCAGAATTTTCAACAGATGGAGGAATAACCTTTAGTCCCTGGGTAAGCCCTTATAATATAGGAACCTTAGCAGTAGGAGCTACAGTTACAATATTAATAAGAGGAACCGTAGACCCATCTTATACAGGAGGAACTACAAGTAATACAGCAACAGTAAGTAGTATAACACCAGATCCAGATCCAACAAATAATACTTCAACAGTGGAGACACGTGTAGAAACATCAGCAGATGTATCAGTAGAAAAGACAGTAAGTCCAGCTTCAGTAGTAGCAGGAGAAGAGGCAACTTATACAATAGAAGTATTTAATGCAGGACCATCAGATGCGCAAAATGTAAGATTAACAGATATTATACCAGTATGTATATTAAACCCAGAATTTTCAATAGATGGAGGAGTAACCTTTAGTCCATGGGTAAGCCCTTATAATATAGGAACCTTAGCAGCAGGAGTTACCGTTACCATATTAATAAGAGGAACCGTAGATCCATCATGCACAGGAACAATAACAAATACAGCAAGAGTAGATAGTACAACACCAGATCCAGATCCAACAAACAATGAAACAACCATAGTAACCCCAATAGATACTTCAGCAGATTTATCTATAACTAAAACAGTAAATCCAGCTCCAGTAGTAGCAGGAGAAGAAGCAACCTATACAATAGAAGTATTTAATGCAGGACCATCTGATGCATTGAATGTAACATTAACAGATGTCATACCAGCATGTATACTCAATCCAGAATTTTCAATAGATGGAGGAGTAACCTTTAGTCCATGGGTAAGCCCTTATAATATAGGAACCTTAGCAGCAGGAGCTACCGTTACCATATTAATAAGAGGAACCGTAGATCCATCATGTACAGGAGTAATAACGAATACAGCAAGAGTAAGTAGTCCAACGCCAGATCCAGATCCAACAAACAATGAAACAACCATAGTAACCCCAATAGATACTTCAGCAGATTTATCTATAACTAAAACAATAAATCCAGATCCAGTAGTAGCAGGGGAAGAAGTAACCTATACAATAGAAGTAACCAATGCAGGACCATCAGATGCATTAAATGTAACATTAACAGATGCAATACCAGCATGTATACTAAATCCAGAATTTTCAATAGATGGAGGAGTAACCTTTAGTCCCTGGGTAAGCCCTTATAATATAGGAAGCTTAGCAGCAGGAGCTATAGTTATGATATTGATAAGAGGAACAGTAGATCCATCTTGCACAGGAACAATAACAAATACAGCAAGAGTAGATAGTACAACACCAGATCCAGATCCAACAAATAATGAAACAACCATAGTAACCCCAATAGATACTTCAGCAGATCTATCTATAACTAAAACCGTAAGTCCAGCTCCAGTAGTAGCAGGAGAAGAAGCAATCTATACAATTGAAGTATCCAATGTAGGACCATCCGATGCATTAAATGTAACATTAATAGATGCAATACCAGTATGTATACTAAACCCAGAGTATTCACTAGATGGAGGCTTAACATGGGTAGCATGGCCAGGAGCAGTAAATCTTGGAACGATTGTAGCAGGAACTACAGTTACCATATTAATAAGAGGAACAGTAGACCCAGCTTGTAGGGGAGTAGTCATGAATACAGCCAGAATAAATAGTACAACACCAGATCCAGATCCAACAAACAATGAAACAACAATAACAACCCCAATCGATACGTTAGCAGATTTATCAGTAGTAAAGATATCAAGTCCAGATCCAATATTGGCAGGAGAGTTGTTAACTTATACAATAGACGTATCCAATGGAGGACCATCCGATGCCCAAAATGTAAGTGTAGCAGATATAGTACCAGTAGAAATATTAAATCCAGAATTTTCACTAGATGGAGGAATAATCTTTAGTCCATGGGTAAGCCCATATAGTATAGGAACTTTAGTAGCAGGAGCAAGTATAACCATATTCATAAGAGGAACACTAGATGCATCCTATGCAGGAACATTAACCAATACAGCCAGAGTAAGTAGTCCAACGCCAGATCCAGACCCAACAAATAATACGTCAACAGAAACAACCCAAGTAGAATTAGCAAGACTAGATTTGGTGAAAAGTGCAGATAAAAAAGTTGTTGATATAGGAGATACTATAACTTACAGAGTAATTATTACAAATTCAGGAACTTTGATCGCTCAAAATATTATATTTAAAGATACTATTCCAGAAGGAACATCATTTATTCAAGATAGTGTCAAAGTAAACGGTATACAAAGACCAGGAGAAAATCCATTATTGGGTGTAAATATAGGAGATTTATCGCCTGGAAAATCTATTGTAGTTGAATTTGAAGTCATGGTAGATTTTATTCCATGTTTACCAAAACTAATCAACATTGCATCAGTTGATTTTAATTTTCAAGTAGGATCATCTGGAGAGATTCAAACAGCAAGTGCCCAAAGTAATGAGGTAATTATAGATGCTGGTCTTAAAATATTTAAACAAATAAGTGTAGAGGAAAATGTTGTGATCCCTCCTCAAAAGCCAGATGCAGAAGAAATATTAGAAGTTAAGGTAGAGGTTGAAATAGACGAAACTTATTATATAAAAACACCTGTTGTAACTTCTTATGAAGGGCAAGTATTGACAGGAAATAAACTAATTGTAGAAGGAACATTAAAGCAAAAAGTATTATATATAGCAGATGAACCAACTCAGTCAGTACATGCAGCTCATTTTCATGTTCCTTTTAGTACTTTCTTAGTATTGCCACAAGATTGTAAAAACTGTGGTTTGGTTAAAGTAGAAGGGATAGTAGAAGATGTATTTTTCCAATTACTTGAAGATAAGAGAACCGTATTTAAGAATATTACTTTATTAATAAAAGGGAAGAATATTTGCAAATAAATGAGAAATCTTCTCCTTAGAAAATATCAACTAAGGAGGAGATTTTTATATAAAATAATTGGGTATTATATTGATTGAAAATGTGATAAGCAATATTATGAAAATAAA containing:
- a CDS encoding DUF7507 domain-containing protein; its protein translation is MATILRYTTTTKGSMIFAGNTLGLLGLFSPPDGSSTSVNANGIGTFTSLNNSLQATTYPLGTTFDWRENGSNSLINIPPTATVLYAELCWSGTYLTGEQDATAFIDNSIIFNTPSGSSLVAPDPATAGINITDQGVEQYFRSANVTNLISSSGFYSVQQVPGALGGTPNNPPVENNYLGWTLGIIYSDPNLPYRNMTIWTAYDPVTPNTSVDVPVSGFFTPVSGPIEARLMISAGEGDPDVNGDIVQFGPDSGSLTTLSGPNNDVDNFFASQINNGDSESANVGQLDTNGTFGTANQPHPTSTANRLASGRIGYDITNVDVSSTMVNSQTSALLRLSTVNDAYVPNLLGLQIDVASADISVVKTVNPSSVVAGEEVIYTMEVCNAGPSDAENVSLTDAVPACLLNSEYSLDGGVSWIAWTGSVNLGTIAEGDCVTVLIKGTVDPSCTGTITNTATVDSDTPDPDPTNNTSTVETRVETSADISVVKTINPDPVVAGEEAIYTMEVCNAGPSDAENVTLTDAVPACLLNPEYSLDGGVTWIAWTGSVNLGTIAAGDCVTVLIRGMVDPSCTGTITNTATVDSTTPDPDPTNNTSTVETRVETSADVSVVKTINPDPVVAGEEATYTIEVSNTGPSDAQNVRLTDIIPVCILNPEFSLDGGVTFSPWVSPYNIGTMVPGGTVTILIRGTVDPSCTGTITNTARVDSTTPDPDPTNNTSTVETRVETSADVSVVKTINPDPVVAGEEATYTMVVCNAGPSDAQNVSLTDAMPACILNPEYSLDGGVTWAAWTGVVNLGTIAEGDCVTVLIRGTVDPSCTGTITNTARVDSTTPDPDPTNNETTIVIPIDTSADLSIVKIINPAPVVAGEEVTYTIEVTNAGPSDALNVTLTDAIPACILNPEFSIDGGVTFSPWVNPYVIGTIAAGAIVMILIRGTVDPSCTGTITNTARVDSTTPDPDPTNNETTIETPIETSADLSITKTVNPDPVVAGEEAIYTIEVSNVGPSDALNVTLTDVIPACILNPEFSIDGGVTFSPWVSPYNIGIMVPGATVTILIRGTVDPACRGVVMNTARINSTTPDPDPTNNETTITTPIDTSADLSVVKISSPDPVLAGELLTYTITVSNGGPSDAQNVSVADIVPSAILNPEFSLDGGIIWSPWISPYVIGTLVAGVSITIFIRGTVDSSYAGTLTNTARVSSTTPDPDPTNNISTETTQVELARLDLVKSADKKVVDIGDTITYRVIITNSGTLIAQNIIFKDTIPEGTSFIQDSVKVNGIQRPGENPLLGVNIGDLLPKKSIVVEFEVMVDFIPCLPKLINIASVDFNFQVGSSGEIQTASAQSNEVIIDAGLKIFKQISVEENVVIPPQKPDAEEILEVKVEVEIDETYYIKTPVVTSYEGQVLTGNKLIVEGTLKQKVLYIADEPTQSVHAAHFHVPFSTFLVLPQDCKNCGLVKVEGIVEDVFFQLLEDKRTVFKNITLFIQGKNICK
- a CDS encoding DUF7507 domain-containing protein produces the protein MAATITGIVFNDLNNNGVLDPGEPGIPNVYVVIRDPNGVCTTVQADLAGVYTFSNLTVAGNYTVYETDIDPGATCPPTTFGQPAGFTNSSTFRTQTINVTQTQINNDAIINGRNYGHDNPNIFFCGPIAYQVAVEAGATNSQLVRINLVTGTATVVNPDMGVNINAIGYNILDDMIYGIEDNSTNLVRVAEDGSITNFGAITGLPSPSPGRYNVADIDDQGNMYVTRQLQTTMYVVDVNQNSPTFGQVINTVTLSEVTNVADWSYSVSDGMLYGVNGATGNVVMVNPTTGAVTVLTTNGIPTGSAYGATFMGADGTLYAINNDTGVVYRITISGNTATGIAFAQSIPAELNDGALCGNAEVLVDYGDAPDLTPGTGPDDYNTLFANNGPRHLILNRLTLGTQVTGEADAYANLTTDATGDDIPQGIQDDGVTLPLTPLLATDTSYSLTVDVVNETGLPANVYGWIDFNQDGVFQGNEAAPVVVVPSAPGVQQVVLNFTVPVGVILTPDHTFARVRLTTDELINQNPLPTDEDTRSIGPASDGEVEDYYLQIDPVADLSIVKTINPDPVVAGEEATYTIEVFNAGPSDALNVTLTDVIPACILNPEFSIDGGVTFSPWVSPYNIGTIVAGGTVTILIRGTVDPSCTGTITNTARVDSTTPDPDPTNNETTIVTPIDTSADVSVVKTASPAPVVAGEQIEYTINISNAGPSDAQNVSLADIVPAEILNPEFSTDGGITFSPWVSPYNIGTLAVGATVTILIRGTVDPSYTGGTTSNTATVSSITPDPDPTNNTSTVETRVETSADVSVEKTVSPASVVAGEEATYTIEVFNAGPSDAQNVRLTDIIPVCILNPEFSIDGGVTFSPWVSPYNIGTLAAGVTVTILIRGTVDPSCTGTITNTARVDSTTPDPDPTNNETTIVTPIDTSADLSITKTVNPAPVVAGEEATYTIEVFNAGPSDALNVTLTDVIPACILNPEFSIDGGVTFSPWVSPYNIGTLAAGATVTILIRGTVDPSCTGVITNTARVSSPTPDPDPTNNETTIVTPIDTSADLSITKTINPDPVVAGEEVTYTIEVTNAGPSDALNVTLTDAIPACILNPEFSIDGGVTFSPWVSPYNIGSLAAGAIVMILIRGTVDPSCTGTITNTARVDSTTPDPDPTNNETTIVTPIDTSADLSITKTVSPAPVVAGEEAIYTIEVSNVGPSDALNVTLIDAIPVCILNPEYSLDGGLTWVAWPGAVNLGTIVAGTTVTILIRGTVDPACRGVVMNTARINSTTPDPDPTNNETTITTPIDTLADLSVVKISSPDPILAGELLTYTIDVSNGGPSDAQNVSVADIVPVEILNPEFSLDGGIIFSPWVSPYSIGTLVAGASITIFIRGTLDASYAGTLTNTARVSSPTPDPDPTNNTSTETTQVELARLDLVKSADKKVVDIGDTITYRVIITNSGTLIAQNIIFKDTIPEGTSFIQDSVKVNGIQRPGENPLLGVNIGDLSPGKSIVVEFEVMVDFIPCLPKLINIASVDFNFQVGSSGEIQTASAQSNEVIIDAGLKIFKQISVEENVVIPPQKPDAEEILEVKVEVEIDETYYIKTPVVTSYEGQVLTGNKLIVEGTLKQKVLYIADEPTQSVHAAHFHVPFSTFLVLPQDCKNCGLVKVEGIVEDVFFQLLEDKRTVFKNITLLIKGKNICK